A stretch of DNA from Telopea speciosissima isolate NSW1024214 ecotype Mountain lineage chromosome 5, Tspe_v1, whole genome shotgun sequence:
GAGAGTTTTTTAGttggggaggaagaagaaaagggtgttttgggttttaaagtTGAAAGGGTAGAATAGGCACTtcatgttattggtgaagcctggtCTCAATTTTTATCTAGAAAGTACTGTGTTTTTTGATGGGCTGTTTCGCCTTCGAAATGCATGTAAACGTCTTCGAAGCGCGCATAAACGGACAATAAAATGCATATGACTCTTGaagagctcgtcgagatcttcgatttgatatattATTTGTCCTATGTTGATTTGTACCTTGGACCAGACCGGGAGGACTTCTAGGGATAGATTTGTACTTTcttggtttagggttttctctatattgtaacGCGTGAAAACGATATATATAgtagttatctctttgagatatgTAGAGAGGGTTTTATAATTTTCTTCATCAAAATAGTGGATCTGTACTATCGTTCGATCGTGGATGTAGTCTACCTTCTTGGGGGTGTATCACATAAATCTCTGTCCTATATGTGtgtgctttctttttctccatttcttttgcAAATTGTCATTCTGCTGCATTGTTATTTTCTAACACTTCACTTCATCAAAAGGGCATTTtcgaattttaaaaaatttggttCAACTTGACCTTACCACTTCACAATTATTCACTAACGGACCGAGTGCGGTGTTAATTACTTTTCAAAGTTAGGGGAGGTGGTATTAATTTTtgaaacaagaagaggagggTCTTAATATTTCTATAAAACTCGGAAAGTTAGGttaattttccctttcttttttttttgttctccaaATTAAGATTCAGTTTTGCTTGTCAGATTCTCAATTGGAGATGCAAACAACGGCGATTCCACCTCTACTAGTGAAGGATCTGCCTACGATCAATGCGAATGACATAGAGATCCTCTACCAATTGCTGGGCAGCATGGTTGATCAAGTCAAAGCCTCATCTGGCCTCATTTGGAACACCTTCGATCAGCTTGAACAGTCGGCACTGGCAACGCTTGCTCAAGAATTTCCAATCCCAGTGTTCACAGTAGGCCCTTTCCATAAATTCTTCACAGCTTCTTCCAGTAGCTTATTGTCCCAAGATCACAGCTGCATCACTTGGCTAGATACACAAGCACCTAACTCTGTAATCTACGTTAGCTTCGGCAGCATAGTACGCATGGGTGAGGCTGAATTAATGGAGATGGCTTGGGGGCTAGCCAACAGCATGTGTCCCTTCTTGTGGGTGGTTCGATCCGGTTTGATCTATGGTTCAGAACGAGTTGAACCATTGTGGCCTGATGGGTTCCTAGAAATGGTTAAAGGAAAGGGTTGTTTTGTCAATTGGGCACCTCAACAGGATGTGTTGGCTCACCCTGCTGTGGGAGGATTTTGGACCCACAACGGTTGGAACTCAACGCTGGAGAGTATATGTGAAGGGGTACCAATGCTGTGTTCGCCTAATTTTGGAGACCAGATT
This window harbors:
- the LOC122663129 gene encoding UDP-glycosyltransferase 76B1-like, encoding MVAWLKPFFTVVAGVYNCSEVKVADSQLEMQTTAIPPLLVKDLPTINANDIEILYQLLGSMVDQVKASSGLIWNTFDQLEQSALATLAQEFPIPVFTVGPFHKFFTASSSSLLSQDHSCITWLDTQAPNSVIYVSFGSIVRMGEAELMEMAWGLANSMCPFLWVVRSGLIYGSERVEPLWPDGFLEMVKGKGCFVNWAPQQDVLAHPAVGGFWTHNGWNSTLESICEGVPMLCSPNFGDQITNARIVSHVWKVGLQLENKLERGEIERNIRRLMVEKEGEEMRERVASLKEKAEASVKKGGSSYESLEDLIARILSF